GGTAGATCGGCAGCATGACTCCGCCACGCGACAGCCACTCGGGCGGAGCGGTGTCCGGGTAGTCCGAGACGCGCCGCAGTGGGAACTCCCCCAGGCCGGGCGGAAGCGGATGTACCCCCGTCTCGGGGATTCGCAGGGTCCGCTGGAACGACACCGTCGCCGGTCCCAGCCCCAACTGGTCCTGGACGATCTCCACCACTGTCTTGCCCGTCATGACTACCTCCATCTCGGCGTGTTGCCGATATCTGTAGCAGCACGCTCCGACAGGACCGAAACTGTGCCTGACCAGGGCGGTTCGGCTCCAGCGGGCTGATCCCCGACACCGAGATCGGCATTTCTGACCCGGCCGAACCGACGTCAGCCCTACGCTGACCGTGTTGCCAGATGGCAACCGCCGATCGACGCGTGGGGACTCGACGGTCGGCGCCGCACGACGTCGCAATGGGGGGACGGAAGTGGTTGCTGTTGTCGGATTGGTCCCGCGTCTGCTGGCGGCCATGGGCTTGTTGTTGTTCCCCCTGTCCGTGACGCCGACCGCATCGGCGGACCCGTGCCCCGACATCGGAGTGGCCTTCGCGCGAGGCACCGCGGAACAGCCCGGACCGGGTGCGGCGGGCCAACGATTCATCGACTCGCTCAGGGCTCAGGCGTTCCCGCGCACCGTGGGCATGTACGGCGTCAACTATCCCGCCAGCGCCAATTTCGCGGCTGGCCCGGCGTTCACTATGAACGTCGTCGACGGTGTGCGGGACGAAGCCAACCATGTGCGGGGCGTCGTGTCCGTCTGCCCGCAGACCCAGATGGTGCTCGGCGGATACTCCCAGGGCGCCGCGGTGACGGCGCTCGTCACCTCGGGCATCGTGCCGGCCGGGGTGAGCCCCGAGGCCCTCCCGCCTCCGTTGCCGCCGGACGTCGCCGACAACGTGGTCGCGGTGGTGCTCTTCGGTAAACCGGCCGGACCGGCGCTGCCGAAGTATGGCGTGCCCGCGCTCGATGTCGGACCCGTGTACGCGGGGAGAGCTCAGGAGCTGTGTGCACCCGGTGACACGGTGTGCTCCGGCGGCTTCGGCCCGGGGTCTGGCACCGCGCACGTGCAGTACGCGGTCAACGGGATGGCCGATCAGGCAGCTGCTTTCGCGGTCAGTCGGCTCGTGGCGTTGCCTGCGCCGGTGTGATCCGAGAAGCGGCGGCTGCTCAACTAGCTTCTCCAGTCCTCGACAACGATGCGCCACCGCTCCCCCAACTCGTCAGCGAGCCGCTGCAGGGCGCGGGTCAGGCACAGTGTCCCGCGGGCTGAGCCGCCGTCGAGTATCGGTGAGACGATGACACCGTCCACGACGCCAAGCCGCGCCAGGTCCGCCAGATAGGATCCCAGCCCGGCATGCGTACCGTAGTAACGCAGTCGATTCTGTAACTCTGACGACTCCGCATGCTCGACAGGCACCAACTTCTGGGACGAGGCGCAGGCCGCCTCCGCCAAGCCGACGTGCAGATCCAGCAACGACAGGCGCGGTGACGTGTGTTTGATTCGCTCAGCGATCACATACGCACGGCCCAAATGCGGCGCATAGATGACCGACGCCGGACGCCGGACGCCTTGGACGTACACATCTTCAGGCTGGTGGCCCAAGCTGCTCGCAGCGAACCCGGCTGGCCTGCCCTGCTGAGCGATGATCACCGTGAATATCAGCTCCGGCCTGTATGACATGGCCTGTCTTGGGCTGGAGTGCTGTGCGTCAGCTCCGTGTCGTGAAGGATTCGAGCTCATCGGCCGCTGCGATCAGTTGACGGGTGTACTCGAATTCAGGCGATGAGATCAGGTCGGCAGTCGGCTTATCCTCGAGAATCTCGCCGGAGTGAATCACCGCGGTCCGTTGCGCAATGCTGGTGATTACGCCGAGATCATGCGACACGAAGAGAAGAGCCAGTTGGAGCTCCTGGCTGAGTGTCTTCAACATCCGCAGGATCTTTGCCTGCACCGAGACGTCCAGTGCGGAGGTGATCTCATCACAGATCAGGAGTTTCGGCTCCGCAGCCAGTGCTGAGGCGATCATCACCCGCTGCCGTTGACCGCCGGACAACTCGCGCGGCCGGCGTGCCGCCGCGGAGGCATCCAGCTCCACCAGATCGAGATAGCGTCGAACCTCGTCGGCGTTGGCGGCGCGCCGACCACCTCGCCTCAGCTGAATCGGACGACCGACGATCTCGTTCACCGTCAATGCGGGGTTCAAAGACAGCGTCGGATTCTGAAACACAACCTGAATCGAGCGCAGCTGCTCAGTGGAACGATCCTTGTAGCGCAACGGCAGATTCTGTCCGTCGAAGGTGATCGTTCCACCGTTCGCGTCCACGAGCCCACTGATGCAGCGGGTCAGCGTCGTCTTACCGCTGCCTGATTGGCCCGCGATGGCGACCCGCTCGCCCACCCCGATCCGCAGATCTACGTTCCGCAGGATGGGCACGTAGGTTCCCCGGGATCGGTATCCGGCCTGCAGGCCCTGCACAGTCAGGACATCGCCTTGACTGTGCAGCTGGGTATCGGCCGCCGCTCCCCTGCCCTGCGGTTGCGCAGGGCCGGTGACCGAGACGGTGCTAGGCGGGCGGGACGCCACGGGCTCAGGTGCATCGATCCGGGCTCGGTGGCTGGGAATCGCGGCGACCAGGCTCTTGGTGTACTCGTGCTGAGGGTCCTGAAGCACAGTCCGAGCATCGCCGGTCTCCACGATGCGACCCCGATGCATGACACACACGCGGTCCGCCAGATCTGCGACCACGCGGAGATCGTGCGAGACGTACACCATCGCGACGCCCAGTTCGTCTCTCAGCGAGCGGATTTCACGCACGATGAGGGCCTGTGTCAGCAGGTCCAGTCCGGTGGTCGGCTCATCGAACACAACTGCCCCAGGCCGCGCGGCAAGTGCTGCACCGATGGCAAGACGCTGCTGTTGACCACCGGAGAGCTGATGCGGAAACCGCCTGATGAAGTCGCGGTCGGTGGGCAGGTCGACGCGGCTCAGCGCAGCACCGATGCCTGACGAACTCTGGTCGCGGCCCGCATGTGCGGCCAGCATCGAGTTGATCAGCTTGGCGACCCGCATCGAAGGATTCAGGGCAGACGGCGGGTCCTGGGGGACGTAGGCGATCTCCAGACCGCGCACCGCCCGCAGCTGTGCCGGTGTCAGCTCGAGCAGATTCCTTCCGGAGACTTCGACACGGCCGGCGAGCGTCACGCCGGGGGTTGCATAGCCCAGCAACGCCAGAGACGTCGTGGTCTTACCGCTGCCGGACTCTCCGATGATTCCCAGGATCTCACCCGGTGCCACCGAGAACGACACGTCCTCGACGATCTTCGTGCCGTCGTCGAGTTCGGCGGTCAACCCCGCGACGTTGATGAATGCAGTGCCTGTCTTCGCCGGGGAGGTCAATGATTCCGCCGTCACGACTTCGTCCTATCCGCGCGTACGCCAGAGCGTTTCAGTGTGTTGCGACGACGTGTTCGCGCCGCTCGATCGCCGGCGAGGTTGACGCCGAAGATGAACAGGCCGATCAGCACCGCAGGGGCCAAGGTTGCCAGTGGCTGGATGGACAACCCGATCCGATTCTCGGACACCATGAGTGCCCAGTTCGACGACGGCGGGGTCTCACCGAGGCCGAGGAACGTCGCGCCGGCGATGAGGAGAATCGAGGACGCGGTGCGAGTCCCGAAGTCGGCGGCCAGCGTAGGCATGACGTTCGGCCACACGTCCCGACGGGCTATCGCGAACGTACGCTCACCTCTCAGCCAGGAGGCGTCGACATAGCTCGAGAGCACGACGTCACTCGCGCTTGCGCGGGCAAGCCTGCACACCTGCGGGAAGTGGCCGATGATCACCGCCACGACGACGACGGTCACGCCCTTTCCCGCGCTCGTTGCCAGCAGCAGCAGCAACAGGATCGGCGGAAACGCAAGGACGACGTCGTTGAGCCAGGTCATGACCCGTTCGGCACCACCACCGCGCAACGCCATGAAGACGCCCACCGGAGCGGCCAGCAGGTAGGAGACGGCGGTGGCGACGACTCCTGTGACGATCAATCCGAGTCCGCCGTAGAGCACCCGGGACCACACGTCGCGTCCCAGCGCATCCAGGCCGAGCAGCCCGATCTGGGAACTGTAGGGGGTGCCCACCACCTCGGTGGGCGAATACGGCGCGATGAAGCGGCCGAAGACTGCAAACAGGAGGATTCCGGTCAGGATGACGAGCCCGACTTTGCGCTGAGTGGTCATCGCTGTCCCCACCGCCGCGGGGTCACCAGGACGATCAGGGCGTCGTTCAGGGTGTTGACCACGATGTAGACAGCTGCGATCAGCGCTGTCACACCCAGAATGACCGGGAAGTCCCGCTGCAGAGTCGCATTCACGGCCATCAATCCGATTCCCGGGTACTGGAACACGGTCTCCACCAGAACCACTCCACCCACCAGATAGACAAGGATGAACGAGATGCTCTGTATGCAGGGCGCCAGTGAATTGCGGAGCGCGTACTTGAAGACAATGTCACGCTCCTTGACGCCGTTCAGCCTGGCCATCTTCACGTACTCAGACGACATCGCCTCAGCAACGCCGGCCCGCACGATGCGCAGCGCGTAACCCATGTTCACCAAAACCATTGTGAGGACCGGTAGTACGAGGACACGTGGATCGGCGAGCGGACTGCCGTTCGCCGGGAACACCGAGATCGCCGGAATCACGCCGTTGCTCTGCACACCAATCAGATAGGCCAGCAGCGCGCCCAGGGTGAACTCGGGCATCGAAAGGAACCCCAGAGTCGACGTTGAGATGATCCGATCAACGCGAGACCCGGGCGAGGCGCCAGCGTAGGCGCCGAGCACCAGCGCTGCCGGTACGAGCAGCAGTAGCGCGCACCCTGCCAGGATCAACGAATTCGAGATACGTGGCGCAAGAATCGATGTCACTGACTCCTGGGAGACCAGAGACTTGCCGAAGTCACCGGACAACACGCCCGTCAACCAGTTCCAATAACGCTCCAGCAGGGGCTGATTGAGCCCCAGCGACTCCCGGATCGCAGCGATCCGCTCGGGTGAGGCGCTGCGGCCCAGCACCGCGCTGACGGGGTCCCCCGGCAGCAGAGCGGCGGCGAAGAAGGCGAGTGTGAGGACCGTGAACAGCAGCGCGATCCCAGCGCCCACACGCTTGGCTATCACCACTCCGACGGCGATCCAGGGTCTCTGCTGCAGCATCGCCGACACCCGTGCTGCAATTGATCGCTCATCACTGACTTCGTTCGAACTCGTCGGACTCAGCCCGACATCAAGACTCATCGAATGGCTCCTTCAACACAAAGCGGTCGAGCACACAGTCGTGGCGGCCCCGCCCACGACTGTGTTCCTCCTGCGAGCACGTCACCGATCCACACGCTGGCGGTCCCGCTGCCGTACAGCGCGCTCACAGACACCGGCGAACAGTACGGGACGGATGACCCGGGCACAGCGCGTGCTTCGGGTCATGCGCCGATCGTCGTGGTGGCCGGTCATGAATCGCCGGAGTTCGCGGACGGACTCCCTGCGCTTAACGCGTAGCCTCCGCGGTGGTACAGCAGTGCCTCCCGCGCTTGCCGCTCGGAGTGGAAATCGAGGACCCGTCCAACGACCAGATGATGGTCTCCGATCGTGTATTCGGCTTCGAGGCGACAGTCGATCCATCCGAGCACACCGGACAGGACTGGGTTTCCACCAGGGCTCGGGGTCCAGTCCACACCAGCCCACTTGTCGTCGGCCCTCCGGGCAAAGTTGCTCGAGAGGTCGTGTTGCCCCGCGGCCAGGACATTGCAGCAGAACGACCCGTGCTCACGGATGCGGGGGTAGCTCACCGAGGTGATGCTGGGAGCGAACGCGATGTACGGCGGGTCCAACGACAGTGACAGAAAAGACTGGCACGTCATGCCAACGGGGTCGTCGGCATCAGCGGTGACAACCACGATCCCTGAGGGGAAGACACCCATGATGTCGCGCAACTCTCGTTGGTCGAACGACCGACCGGCTTCTCGTTGTTCAGTCACCGGCGGAGAGGTTTCGGGCCATGAGGTTCATCGCGGCGATCCCGTGCGCATTGCTGGTCATCCACTCCTCGATCAGGTCGTCGAGGTGATCGAGTTGACTTGTAGCGACCGGAAATGCTGCCGTCGCCACCGTCGCGCCGAGTTCGACCAGCACGGGACGCAGTTGTGTCTCCGCGGCTAGATAGTGCCGGTCAGACCCGATGGTCATCAGCGGAACTGCGAAGACGCCCGCCAGATCACCGGCCCCGTAATGGTCTAGGAATGCCTTCAGCAGGCCGGTGAAGCTGGCCTTGTACGTCGGGGTCGCGACGACGACCACATCGGCATCGAGCACCCGATGCTTCGCGTCGAGCACCTTCGTGGAGCTGAAATCGAATACTTCAGACGCAATCTCGCTGAGTTCGAGGGTGTGGGGATCGCTGTCACCGAGTTTCTCGGCCAGACGTCTGGCCGCGGCCACGGTCCGTGACCCCGGCTGGGGGTTCCCGCTCACGATCGAGACCTTCAACGCGCTCATCGGGGCATCCTTCCTGGTGTTGTCGAATCGACGGTTCTGTCAGAACGCACGCAGGTTGTCCCGGAGAAACTCGTGGCCATACTCGGTCCTGACCCGACCGCGACGTTGCAGCGCGGGCACCAACCCCTCCGTCACCTCGGCCACGAATCGGCGGTTCAGGCTGTTGGAGCCGGTGTAGATCAGGAACCCATCGCCACCGACCTCGTCGACGATCTCCCCCATCCGGTCAGCAACCTCGTCGGGTGTGCCCACCAGCTCGACGCGAGGCGAGAGGTAGTCGATCGCCAGCTCGCGCAACGTCTTTCCGCTTCCACGCTGCAGAAACATCTCCAGGGCGGACTGTTCGCCGTCGGTCGTGAGGTCCTGTGGCGGCACCTCGTCGAGCGGGAACTGTGAGAAGTCGATGTCGGTCGTGAAGGAGAACTGCGCCAAGATGTTCTCCACCGCGCGATCACTGGTGATGTTCCGCCGGTTAGCCGCCACCGCCTCCTCGGTGGTGGCCCCCAGGACCGGCATCATGATGAACAGGATCTTGATCTCGTCGGGGTTTCGACCGTGCGCGGCGGCACGGGCACGCACATCGTCGCGGAACTTGCGCATGTCCTCGATGCTGCCCGGGTTGGCGACGATCGAATCTGCGTACTTGGCCGCGAAGTCACGGCCTTTGGGTGAGCCACCTGCCTGCACGAACACCGGCTGCCCATTGGGCGGACGAACAGTGGTGAGCGGACCCTTCGAACGGAAGTACTCGCCATCGTGATCCACCGCGCGCACGCTGCCCGGCGCAAAGTACGCACCGGTCTCGCGATCACGGACGATGTTGTCGGCATCCCAGGAGTTCCACAGTTCACGCACCAGATCGATGTACTCGTGGGCGATGTCGTAACGCTTGTCGTGGGGCGGCAGCTTGTCCATGCCGAAGTTCAGTGCGGCCTGATTCTGCGCGGACGTCACGATGTTCCAGCCGAATCGCCCCTTGGCGATGTGGTCCACCGTGGCCACCGTTCGAGCCAGCATGTAGGGCGGATAGAAAGCCGTGGACATGGTTGCGATGATTCCGAGCCGCGACGTGGCAGCTGCGATGACGGCCGCGAGCGGAACCGGATCATGCTTGGGTGCCCACAGGGCGTGCTTGAGATAGGTGTCAAAGGAGCGGCCGTAGGCATCGGGAACGCTGACAGTGTCCTCGAACATCATGTAGTCGAAGCCGGCGCGCTCCAACGACTGCGCCATCTCGACATAGAACTTTCCGTCCCACGGCTCATCTGGCGGCGAGAACGGTCCGGTGAAGTCGTTGGCGACGAATCCAACGAACCAGCCCAGGTGAAACTTCTTGGGAGACAAGTCGTTATCCTTTCGATCGTGCTGATGAGTTTGCAGCTTGTTCGCGCAGCGGCGGCCTGTCGGCTCAGCTGAAAGTCGGTCGGCCGGAACTGTCGCTGTAGCGGCTGCGGCTGCGGTCGAGAGCGGCGGCAGCGGCCAGGGAGTCGATGTCCTGATAGGGCCGGCCGACGAACTGAGCGCTCGTCGGCATCCCGTTCGCATCGAATCCGGTCGGGACCGCCGTCGACGGGCAGCGGCCGAGAATATTGAACGGTCCGGTCATCAGGCCGTCGCGCTCGACGTTGCTGGCGACCTTGCCGTTGATGGTCGGGCCGCGGTCAACATACGACTGACCCGCGTCGAGTGCGATGGTGGCCAACGTGGGGCACAGCAGAATTCGATACTGCTCGAATACTCGCGACAGTGGCCGGTAGAACTGCGCTTCGGCTTCGTAGGTTTCGGCCATCGTCATGGCGGCCGCTCCGGCGGTCGACCGCTCGATGAAGTCGAGCGTGTAGTCGTTGAGCAGGTCGGCGTTGTCCACCGCATGGCGAGCGGCTGCCGCGCCGGCGATGTGACCGAAGTGCGCGTCCAGCATGGCCTTGATCTGCCCGCGTGTCCAGGGCAGTTCGATCTCATCGACGATGAACCCGAGCTGGCGAAGCTGCTCGGCCTCGGCCCGAAGGTTGTCCTCGATGGCCTGCTCGATCTCGTAGTCGCCCAGGTTGACACACAACGCCACTCGCCAGCCGGTCACGTCGGGAAGCCGGGCGGGCATGTCCAGTGTCGGCGCGAGGGTGGCGATATCGTCTGGATGGTGTCCCTGCATGATGCCGAAGAGCAGCGCGGCGTCGTCGACTGTCCTGGCCAAGGGGCCGTTCTGGCAGTAGTGGTCCAGGTTCCATGGCGGTACGTCGGGAACTCGGCCGTACGAGGGTTTGAAGCCGACGACTCCGCAGAACGCGGCGGGGATGCGGATGGAACCGCCAATGTCCGATCCCGTCGCCAGCGTGGTGGTTCCGGCCGCCAGCGCGGCACCCGAGCCTCCGGACGAGCCACCTGCCGACTTGGTGAAATCCCACGGCGTCGGGGTCAGGCCCCACATCCGCGACTGGGTGAATGGCGCACAACAGAACTCGGGTGTGGTCGTCCGTGCATGCATGATGCCGCCGGCATCGAAGATGCGCTGGGCCAGGGGCGCGGTCTCCGTCGCGATATGGCCGGCGTGGGTCAGGGAACCTTCCGTGTGTGAAAGTCCTTGTATTGGGACTTCCTCCTTGATGGCGACGGCAAGACCCTCCAGCGGTCGAGCCCTGTGTCCGTCACCCGCGTATGCATCTGCCGCGCGGCGAGCCATTTCAAGAGCATCGTCGAAGAACGTCTCAGCGAATGCGTTGATCTGGGGTTCGAGCTGCTCGGCCCGGTCAATCAGGGCCTGCATGAGTTCGACGGGAGAAAGCTCCTTGGCGCGAAACAGTTCCAATGCGTCCGCAGCAGAGATATAGGCCAGGTCCTCGACCGTGGTGATGTCGGTACTGCGACCGATAATCGATGTCATTGCATAGCCTTTCACCGCCCTGGGCGGCCGATAAAGTTCAACCAACTGCTGATCTGCCGCTGTCGCAGCACTGGCAACGAAGTGCTGAGCACCCGGTGACCGGGACAGGGGAGAGCGATCGGCAGTGGCGCCCCCAGCACGAGGGCGCCACTGCCGATCCGGGTCACTGATCCAACCAGACCTCGTTGAGTCCGGCCATCCTGAATCCGACCTGCTTGCCGCCGGCATAGGCGTCGAGCCCCTGCACCTTGCCGGCGTGCGCAGTGAGGAAGTCGCCGTATCCCCAGACGATGTAGATGTGCTCCTGCTGAATCTGCTTGGCGAGTTCGGCGTAGGCGGCGTTTCGTGCGTCGGCATCCATCAGCGCCTGTGCTTCGAAGAAGGCCCGGTCGAATTCGGGGTTGGCGAAGCCGACCTCGTCGAAGAACGCGCCGTTGAGCATCGTCATCCGGGCCAGGTACTCGAAGGATGCACCCAGCCATGCGGTCATGCCGAAGTCCCAGGACAGGTATCCGGCATCGGGATTGAACACGTCCTGACCGGGAACGGTGCTGAAGTCAATCGTGATCCCGGCCGCCTTGGCGGACTCTTGGAAGACCTGGGCGCACTCGACCATTCCCGGCCCGCCCGGACCAAGGTGCAGTGTGATGCTGGGATTGTTGATCCCCGCTTTGGCGAGCACGGACTTGGCGCGCTCCGGGTCGTAGCTGATCGTCTCGGCGTCCTTGGGGAAGGACGGGAAGTTCACTCCGAAGAGGTCCGAGGCGACCGTACCCTTGCCCTGCAGAGCGACATCGACACACTTCTGCCGGTCGATGGCCAGCGACAGTGCCTCACGAAGCGCCGGCTGGTTGGTGGGCGCCGAGTCGGCGCGCATGTAGAAGTTCGACGCTGCCGCACCAGTCTTCGCGGCCACGGAGACACCGGCCTGTTCGAACGCCGCCACGGACGTCGGCGACACGTCGACGGAGACATCGACAGCACCGGAGAGTACGGCGTTGACGCGCGCGGTCTCATCGCTCATCGGCATCACCACGAGTTCGTCGAGGTGCGCCTTCGTGCCCCAGTAGTCGTCGTTGCGAACGAAGACGCTGCGATCACCGCGCGTCCATGACTTGAACTTGAACGGACCGGTTCCGACTGGCGCTTCGAAGTTCTCGGTGCCCGACTTGACGATCGATGTCGACGGGTCGACGAAGAACGACGGGAAGTCTCCGGCGGGCTTCTTCAGTTGGAAGACGATGGTGTGATCGTCGACCTTCTCAGTCCGGTCGAAGTCGACAACCGAGAGGGTGGCGGCCGCGGCAGCGCCTGAGTCCACAACCCGGCGAAGCGAATACAGCACGTCTGCGGCCGTGAGCGGTGTGCCGTCATGGAACTTGACGTTCTCACGAACCGACATCGTCCACTCGGTGCCGTCTTCGTTGGGGGTGAACTCGGACGCGAGCAGCATCTGGGGGCTGCCGTCCTGGCCCAGTTCGACGAGCTGATCGTAGAGTGCGCCGAGCCTGGTCTGGTCGGGCGTGTTCGCCCATTTGGTGGGGTCGAGGGTCTCGGTCTGTCCCCCGCCGATCGCGGCGAGCGTGAGCGTGCCGCCGTCCTTTGGAGTTCCCGTCGACTGCTGCCCGGAGTCCTGTGCCGGGGTACCGCAAGCCGGTACCAACACCAGGATCGCCGCGGCCGCGATGAGGCTGCGTGCCCACGGCTTATGGACCAGTGGCTGAATCTTCTTCACGGACCTGCCTTTCCGATTTTTCGGTGTCGCGCAACGCAGAAGCCTTGCGCCCTGCCTTTCTTGACTTGCAGCGCACACTATCAGTACCTTCCGAAATTGAGAACGGTTGTACGAAATATCGACAAACGAAGGGCCGGCATTGGATTCGCGACGGGAAGAACTCACCTCGGTTGACGCCAGGACGGGTGAGGTGGCGTCACTGGCCACATCCAGCACACCACCGGATGAGCTGACGTCGATGGCCCGCGACGCTGCGGCTGCGGTGCCCTATCTGTGCGGCCTGGGCCGGACCGGCCGCGCCGCGCTGCTCAACCAACTGGCCGATGCCCTGGAGCGACGACGGTCGGACATCGTCGACGTCGCCGACAAGGAGACCGCGCTGGGCGGCGTTCGCCTCAACGGTGAGCTCACCCGGACATGTGTGCAGCTGCGATTCATGGCTGAGGTGGTGGCCGAGGGCAGTTACCTCAACGCGTCGATCGATCATCCCGGTGACACCCCGATGGGGGTGCGCCCGGACCTGCGGAGAACATCCATCCCGATGGGCCCCGTGGCGGTCTTCGGGGCCAGTAATTTCCCCCTCGCGTTCAGCGTGCCCGGTGGCGACACCGCATCCGCGCTTGCCGCCGGGTGCCCGGTGATCGCAAAGGCGCATCCCTCCCACGTTGCGACATCGGCGCTGATCGCTGAGATCTGGCTGGATGAACTGCAGCGATTTGGCGCGCCCCCAGGGGTGTTCAGCATCGTTTATGGGATGGACGCCGGAACCGCGTTGATCCTTGACCCGAACATCAAGGCGGTCGGTTTCACGGGATCGCTGGCCGGCGGGCGCGCGCTCTTCGACCTGGCGGGCCGGCGGGAAACGCCGATCCCCTTCTACGGCGAGTTGGGCAGCGTCAATCCACTCGTGGTGACGGCAGCGGCCGCCGATGATCGCGGGGAGTCCATCGGTGCCGGTATCGCGGCATCGATGACACTGGGAGTCGGTCAGTTCTGCACCAAGCCCGGCCTGTTTCTGATCCCGGCCTCCCCCGCGGGCGACCGAGTCGTCGAAGCGCTGGTCTCTGGTCTGCGCGGCGTCGAGCCCGCATACCCGTTGAATGCCGGGATCCGCGAGGCGTACCGCGAAGGAGTCGCTCGGATCGCCACCGTCGCAGAGGTTCTCGTGGGCCAGGCCACGACCGACGGTCGTCAGATCGGGCCAGTGCTGGCAGCCGCTGATGTCGAAGCGGTCGTTGGGGACGGACAACGTCTGCTCACCCACGAGATCTTTGGCCCCTTCGGCCTGTTGGTTCGGTACCGGGAGACAGCCGAAGTCCTCCGCGTGCTCAGAAGCCTTCCGGCCACCCTCACCGGTACCGTGCATGTCGGCGATGCCGATCAGGACGCGGCCGCGATCACCACCGAGCTCGAAAACCTCTCCGGCAGAATTGTTTACAATGGATACCCGACCGGGGTTGCGGTGTCGTGGTCGATGCAGCACGGCGGCCCCTATCCGGCATCCACGGTCTCCGCGTCGACGTCGGTCGGTGCCGCCGCGGTCGGCCGTTGGATCCGCCCACTCTGCTACCAGGACGCGCCTCAGTCGGTGTTGCCCGACGAACTCCGAGACACTCCGTCGCAACCTCTTCCACGCCGGATAGACGGGCGTCTGATCACCCCCACCCCCCAACCAGGAGCCAACTGATGAGCCTCATCCGAGGTGCTATCCCCGTCGTGCCGACAGTGTTCAACGACGAGCACGAACTCGACTGTGCCGGACAACGGAGGGTCGTCGACTTCCTCGTCGACGCCCGCTCGGCCGCCATCTGCGCTATGGCGAACTACTCGGAGCAGTTCTCACTGACCGACACCGAGCGCGACGTCGTCGTCGAAACCACGATCGATCAGGCCGCGGGGCGGATTCCGGTCTGCGTGGCCACCAGTCACTACAGCGCCCGTGTCGCGGCGGAGCGCAGTCGGCGCGCTCAGGAACAGGGTGCGGCACTTGTGATGCTCATGCCCCCGTTCGTCGGCGCCTCGGTGACGGTCGACGAGCGAGGTGTCGTCGAGTACTTCACGCGCGTGGCCGAGGCCATCGACATCCCGATCATGATCCAGGATGCGCCGATGAGTCCGACGCCGTTGTCGGCTGAACTGCTCGCTCGGCTCGCACGCACCATTCCGCACGTGCAGTACGCGAAGATCGAAGTGGCTCATGCCGCCGACAAGATCCGTCGAGTGCACCAGATGGCCGGGGAGGACATGCCCGGCCTCTACGACGGCGAGGAGGCGGTGACGCTCATCCCTGATCTGTTGGCCGGGGCTCAGGGCACGATGAGCAGTTCGATGATCCCAGAGATTCTGGCAGAGGCCATCCGACTGTTCCATGACGGCGAACGCGATGCGG
The DNA window shown above is from Mycolicibacterium confluentis and carries:
- a CDS encoding ABC transporter permease, with product MSLDVGLSPTSSNEVSDERSIAARVSAMLQQRPWIAVGVVIAKRVGAGIALLFTVLTLAFFAAALLPGDPVSAVLGRSASPERIAAIRESLGLNQPLLERYWNWLTGVLSGDFGKSLVSQESVTSILAPRISNSLILAGCALLLLVPAALVLGAYAGASPGSRVDRIISTSTLGFLSMPEFTLGALLAYLIGVQSNGVIPAISVFPANGSPLADPRVLVLPVLTMVLVNMGYALRIVRAGVAEAMSSEYVKMARLNGVKERDIVFKYALRNSLAPCIQSISFILVYLVGGVVLVETVFQYPGIGLMAVNATLQRDFPVILGVTALIAAVYIVVNTLNDALIVLVTPRRWGQR
- a CDS encoding flavin reductase family protein, which codes for MTEQREAGRSFDQRELRDIMGVFPSGIVVVTADADDPVGMTCQSFLSLSLDPPYIAFAPSITSVSYPRIREHGSFCCNVLAAGQHDLSSNFARRADDKWAGVDWTPSPGGNPVLSGVLGWIDCRLEAEYTIGDHHLVVGRVLDFHSERQAREALLYHRGGYALSAGSPSANSGDS
- a CDS encoding ABC transporter permease, encoding MTTQRKVGLVILTGILLFAVFGRFIAPYSPTEVVGTPYSSQIGLLGLDALGRDVWSRVLYGGLGLIVTGVVATAVSYLLAAPVGVFMALRGGGAERVMTWLNDVVLAFPPILLLLLLATSAGKGVTVVVVAVIIGHFPQVCRLARASASDVVLSSYVDASWLRGERTFAIARRDVWPNVMPTLAADFGTRTASSILLIAGATFLGLGETPPSSNWALMVSENRIGLSIQPLATLAPAVLIGLFIFGVNLAGDRAARTRRRNTLKRSGVRADRTKS
- a CDS encoding NADPH-dependent FMN reductase, with translation MSALKVSIVSGNPQPGSRTVAAARRLAEKLGDSDPHTLELSEIASEVFDFSSTKVLDAKHRVLDADVVVVATPTYKASFTGLLKAFLDHYGAGDLAGVFAVPLMTIGSDRHYLAAETQLRPVLVELGATVATAAFPVATSQLDHLDDLIEEWMTSNAHGIAAMNLMARNLSAGD
- a CDS encoding cutinase family protein, translated to MGLLLFPLSVTPTASADPCPDIGVAFARGTAEQPGPGAAGQRFIDSLRAQAFPRTVGMYGVNYPASANFAAGPAFTMNVVDGVRDEANHVRGVVSVCPQTQMVLGGYSQGAAVTALVTSGIVPAGVSPEALPPPLPPDVADNVVAVVLFGKPAGPALPKYGVPALDVGPVYAGRAQELCAPGDTVCSGGFGPGSGTAHVQYAVNGMADQAAAFAVSRLVALPAPV
- a CDS encoding ABC transporter ATP-binding protein, which produces MTAESLTSPAKTGTAFINVAGLTAELDDGTKIVEDVSFSVAPGEILGIIGESGSGKTTTSLALLGYATPGVTLAGRVEVSGRNLLELTPAQLRAVRGLEIAYVPQDPPSALNPSMRVAKLINSMLAAHAGRDQSSSGIGAALSRVDLPTDRDFIRRFPHQLSGGQQQRLAIGAALAARPGAVVFDEPTTGLDLLTQALIVREIRSLRDELGVAMVYVSHDLRVVADLADRVCVMHRGRIVETGDARTVLQDPQHEYTKSLVAAIPSHRARIDAPEPVASRPPSTVSVTGPAQPQGRGAAADTQLHSQGDVLTVQGLQAGYRSRGTYVPILRNVDLRIGVGERVAIAGQSGSGKTTLTRCISGLVDANGGTITFDGQNLPLRYKDRSTEQLRSIQVVFQNPTLSLNPALTVNEIVGRPIQLRRGGRRAANADEVRRYLDLVELDASAAARRPRELSGGQRQRVMIASALAAEPKLLICDEITSALDVSVQAKILRMLKTLSQELQLALLFVSHDLGVITSIAQRTAVIHSGEILEDKPTADLISSPEFEYTRQLIAAADELESFTTRS